AAAAATGCGGCAAAGAACGCCAAGGCGGTTCTTTTGCGGTTGCCTTGCTCTGTGAAAAAACGTTTAGCGGGATTTTATGAATAATTTTATTAAATTTATGGCGGTTTGGACGGTTTTGTTTGTAATTTCCGTTAAAATTGAAAACATTTACTTGATATATGCGGTCGTTTTTTCATTTTTCACGGTAATGTTTTGCGGAGTAAAATTTTTGCCGCTTAATTTTTTTGTAAAATCCGTCTGCAAAGTCAAACCGTCGCCAAAAGATACGATTTTTCTGTCGTTTGACGATGGGCCAAACCAAAATATTACGCCGAAAATTCTAGAACTGCTTGATAAATACAACCAAAAAGCGTCATTTTTTGTTATTGCCCAAAAAGCGAAAAAATACCCTGAAATTGTAAAAAAAATAGTCGAAAACGGGCATACTCTCGGTTCGCACGATTTATATCATCGTTTGACAGACAATTTTCGTAGAACCGGACAAATGTTTATGGAAATCGGTGAAAGTGTAAAAATTCTTGAAGAAATTTCCAATACAAAAGTTAATTTTTATCGTCCTCCTGTAGGGCTTTCAAATCCACACTTGTTTTTTGCTCTAAAAAAACTTAATTTACAATGCACAGGCTGGTCGAAATCCGTCGGTGACGCCAAAAACAGAATCGTATCCGCGATAAAAAAAATTCCGAATTTGTACAGTGCGAAAGACGGAGACATAATTTTACTTCATGACGATTGTCCTGTGAAAAACGAAGTATTGTTTCTGCAAAATTTGGAAGAATTACTTAAAAATTTTGAGAAAACAGGTAAAAAATCGGCAAGAATCTGAACATTTTCTATTTCTTTTGGGCGTTGTAATATCTTCCAAATTCTACATCGGCGGACTTTATGTGCCTGACAACCCAATCGATGATGGATTTGCTAAGGTCTAAAGTGAATTTCGGCGAAGGTCCGAATTGGGCGAATTCGTTTTTTATTCTCTGATACTCGTTTATAAGCATTTTGTGCTGTCCTTTGTGCCACTCGTATTTTGGGTATCCGCATCGCATTTGCAGTCCTTCTTCGTCTCCGAAATGTTTAACGATATAATCGCCAAGCATGTCGATTGTTTTTTGTGTTTCTTCATTTGAAACTGAACGTGCGCCCATTGCCGAAACGTCGTTTATTCTATCGATCAATTCTCTGTGCTGGTCATCGACTTTTTTAACTCCGATTTCCATATCTTTTGATAAAGTAATCATAATTTAACCTTTCTTTGAAAACAAAAATATACCATAATTCACAGAAAGTACGCAAGAGACTCTAATCCAAATAGTATATTATCTTAAGAACTTTCAATCCACGGACAAGGTAAATAAATGTTTCTATCGTTGTCAATAACAAAACCGGCAGCCGACAACAACCCTCAAAACGTTGTAAAGCCGCTTCTCAAGCGGAAAGAAGCGGGGGGGGGGGGGGGGGTAAAAATTATTTTTTGTTTTTCCTGCGTTAAAACGCATTCTAAACGCCTTTACGGGCAATCTAAAAACAGCACGGTCTCAAGTCAAAAAATCAACTTGCT
This is a stretch of genomic DNA from Chitinispirillales bacterium. It encodes these proteins:
- a CDS encoding polysaccharide deacetylase family protein; this encodes MNNFIKFMAVWTVLFVISVKIENIYLIYAVVFSFFTVMFCGVKFLPLNFFVKSVCKVKPSPKDTIFLSFDDGPNQNITPKILELLDKYNQKASFFVIAQKAKKYPEIVKKIVENGHTLGSHDLYHRLTDNFRRTGQMFMEIGESVKILEEISNTKVNFYRPPVGLSNPHLFFALKKLNLQCTGWSKSVGDAKNRIVSAIKKIPNLYSAKDGDIILLHDDCPVKNEVLFLQNLEELLKNFEKTGKKSARI
- a CDS encoding hemerythrin family protein, which produces MITLSKDMEIGVKKVDDQHRELIDRINDVSAMGARSVSNEETQKTIDMLGDYIVKHFGDEEGLQMRCGYPKYEWHKGQHKMLINEYQRIKNEFAQFGPSPKFTLDLSKSIIDWVVRHIKSADVEFGRYYNAQKK